A single window of Salvia splendens isolate huo1 chromosome 8, SspV2, whole genome shotgun sequence DNA harbors:
- the LOC121746104 gene encoding agamous-like MADS-box protein AGL61, giving the protein MENSNGKKTLGRRKIPMRKIEKKSSLQVAFTKRRGGLFRKATELSILCGAEVAILVQSPAQKLYAFGHPSVAALIDRIDPIEAAMKMLEAEKRRSTEKEIKGGDQAAFSSNQVKINDHIIPTYTLDQIWGRD; this is encoded by the coding sequence ATGGAGAATTCCAACGGAAAAAAAACTCTGGGGAGAAGGAAAATCCCGATGAGGAAAATCGAGAAGAAATCAAGCCTGCAAGTCGCCTTCACCAAGCGCCGCGGCGGCCTCTTCCGCAAAGCCACCGAACTCTCCATCCTCTGCGGTGCGGAAGTCGCGATTCTGGTGCAGTCCCCGGCGCAGAAGCTCTACGCTTTCGGCCACCCCTCCGTCGCCGCTCTGATCGACCGCATCGATCCGATCGAGGCGGCGATGAAGATGCTGGAGGCGGAGAAGAGAAGATCGACGGAGAAGGAGATCAAGGGCGGAGATCAAGCTGCTTTTTCGTCCAATCAGGTCAAGATTAACGATCATATCATCCCTACCTATACGCTGGATCAGATTTGGGGCAGAGACTAG